One Pocillopora verrucosa isolate sample1 chromosome 10, ASM3666991v2, whole genome shotgun sequence genomic window carries:
- the LOC131787102 gene encoding uncharacterized protein, whose translation MKNNSPLYLALIILISTTIEPKHIARKHGYQSKRLHIPHKTVKPNLASRNKKHEIVTLAAPPSVGALLPSAHHMTLMPNGVPTAFGGYIHHLMHRHPLNIPVYRGYHGIYPVHLPQHYGPIGPIGHRLFYRHGPPFPHRFVHSPLRQPLRHTLGYGYDSRFGRGLWYGSPLGHIPAGYGYGYNGFGHRGFQPLRGWYPYSFDHSVDLRGDSGPSTMFVERSSIPASKRPGQGRKVDVRRLLKTWRKLILTKRIPIVFPFSRSIFRSPLKRKVIPLGLRIQRFKISLTPLKRMLKQSKAYSKLLSYKNKKGKSTRGKTGTATNSNNNVT comes from the exons atgaagaataataGTCCACTCTACCTCGCTTTGATTATTCTGATTTCAACGACTATTGAGCCAAAGCATATAGCAA GAAAGCATGGTTATCAATCCAAGAGACTTCATATCCCTCATAAAACTGTTAAGCCTAATCTAGCCTCTAGAAACAAGAAACATGAAATTGTAACTCTAGCAGCACCACCGAGTGTTGGTGCCTTACTCCCCTCAGCACACCATATGACCTTGATGCCTAACGGAGTACCCACAGCATTTGGAGGATACATCCACCACTTAATGCATCGCCATCCTCTGAACATTCCTGTTTACCGTGGATATCATGGTATTTACCCTGTTCATCTACCGCAACATTACGGACCAATTGGTCCCATTGGGCACCGTCTCTTCTACAGACACGGTCCTCCTTTCCCACATCGGTTTGTGCACAGTCCTTTGCGCCAACCTCTGAGGCATACCTTGGGGTATGGGTATGATTCCCGTTTTGGCCGTGGTCTCTGGTATGGTTCACCTCTTGGACATATTCCAGCTGGTTATGGATACGGATATAACGGCTTTG gACACCGGGGCTTTCAACCACTAAGGGGCTGGTATCCTTACTCATTTGACCACAGCGTTGATTTGCGTGGTGACAGTGGCCCATCCACCATGTTTGTCGAAAGAAGTTCAATAC CTGCATCGAAGAGACCTGGACAGGGCAGAAAGGTTGATGTTCGTCGGCTGCTTAAAACTTGGCGTAAATTAATACTAACAAAGCGAATACCAATAGTATTTCCTTTCAGTCGGTCAATTTTTCGCTCTCCGTTGAAACGCAAAGTTATTCCATTGGGCCTTCGTATTCAACGTTTCAAGATAAGCCTGACTCCGCTGAAAAGAATGCTGAAGCAATCCAAGGCGTATAGCAAACTATTAAgttataagaacaaaaaaggaaaatccacCCGTGGGAAAACTGGGACAGCTACTAACAGCAATAACAATGTTACATAA
- the LOC131787125 gene encoding uncharacterized protein: MYLPFARELLILVIVLGQEVFARPATGELKRPKQLLKSHPSLYRRQEVVAVPPVATSILEGPYLPPANAENELLVGPTGVPSPLHRGYPSFPGPHISHLFPYGSYARFRGFYPHQSYYPMIPWGLHHGYTHWPHMQASGPVFLADPNDGMYQEPVTGTMIPRPIIPPQYPGFYMNHAVEMYRHNHLGPMFLGGHGARMYPVDVTNVEDQILDNSANLHSSPIEDVAHKMEEIREETELERQKLMEAIKLKSAKKKVQKQ; the protein is encoded by the exons ATGTACTTACCTTTTGCACGTGAACTTCTTATTCTAGTTATCGTTCTTGGCCAAGAGGTGTTTGCTCGACCGGCAACAG GAGAACTAAAAAGACCCAAGCAACTTCTAAAGTCTCATCCAAGTTTATACCGACGACAAGAAGTCGTCGCTGTTCCGCCCGTGGCGACATCAATACTTGAAGGACCTTACCTTCCTCCTGCAAATGCAGAAAATGAGTTGCTTGTTGGACCTACCGGTGTACCAAGTCCTCTGCATCGCGGCTATCCGTCGTTTCCTGGACCTCACATCTCACATTTGTTTCCCTACGGCTCCTACGCTAGATTTCGTGGATTTTACCCTCATCAGAGCTACTATCCCATGATACCCTGGGGACTTCATCATGGTTATACTCACTGGCCTCATATGCAGGCTTCAGGACCAGTTTTCCTAGCAGATCCAAATGACGGGATGTATCAGGAGCCTGTCACTGGGACTATGATTCCCCGACCGATAATACCTCCACAGTATCCAGGATTCTATATGAATCACGCTGTTGAAATGTACAGACATAATCATCTTGGACCAATGTTTCTTGGAGGGCATGGGGCAAGAATGTATC CCGTTGATGTTACCAACGTGGAAGATCAAATTTTAGACAATTCAGCGAATTTACACAGCTCCCCAATTGAGGATGTCGCTCATAAAATGGAAGAGATTAGAGAGGAAACTGaacttgaacgacagaaactaATGGAagcaataaaactaaaatcTGCGAAGAAGAAAGTACAAAAGCAGTAG